One Flavobacterium cerinum genomic window, ATACAAAAGCCCGATTTTCAGATATGACGGGGATAGTTTTGAAACACAAATCGGAGATATTGGCTTTACCTTTAAAAGAATAGAACAACAGTAGCACTTATTCCGAACAGAACTTTCTTTAAAACAGCTACAGGATATATAAAAATCACGTTTTGTGCACCTGACAATATCATTTTACAAATAATTATTTTGTTAAATTAATTTTATTTTTCGTTTTTGAAAGAAATTTCTTATATATTTGAGATGTTCAAAAACAGGAAATAAAAAAATTGAATCAGAGGAAAAAGAAATCCCACATCATATTCAAAATATTTTTATTAAAATCGAAACAATAAGTTCACATTTTCCTTAAAAAATGTTATACGATTTTTCCTATTTTTGTTAAAATCAACTTCTGACACCCAACAGAATTGTATTCAATTGACGATCACTATAGTTCAGACCGACTCGTCTAAAGGTTTCCGCATACGTTTAAAATAGCTATAAAAACCAATCATAAACTATATAATAAACATGAAAAACAGAAAATTCCTCCTTTTTGCAGCCATTGCAACACTTACCTTCACAACTTACAGTTGTAATGGTAACAAATCAGAAGGCGCGACCGAAGCAGCTGCTACAGAAGAAACCGCAGCTCCGGAAAAACCGTTGGTATTCGCTGAATTTGTTGATCTTGATTTGAGCAGCTACGGAATTCCGGTTGTTACAAAAGCCCCGAAAGATGCTAAAGTTATCAAAAGCACTACAGAAGGTGAAGTATTTGTATATGGTGGAAAACTATTTAAACTGACGTTTTCGATCCATGAAGGAACTGCGGAAGAATCAGTAGGAATAATCAAGGAAATTACCGGTGACAAGGAAATGAACCCGGGCTTCGATAAATTCGTAGCGGAAGATCCGACCGGTTTCATGAAACAAAACAAAGAAGGCAAACTGGCGTTCACCCATGGGGTAACCACAGGGCAATCTTCAGTAATTATTCAGGAAGGAATGGGATTTGACCAATCTCCTGATCAATTTACTGATTATAGTGCCGATGACATCAAATTAATGTACGAAGCAGCAAAAGCTACCGTAGCAAAATAATTTTCAATTCATCTTACTTTTTTAGACCTCGGGCAAAAATTTTGTCCGGGGCTTCTATACAAACAACCAAACCAACAAAAAAATATGGACATTAACAAAGAACTAGTAATCGCTTCAGAAGCAGGTGATTTAGAAACAGTAAAACAAATGTTAGCAAAAGGCGCCGATACCAGTGCCATGGGACCTAATTCCGGTGCTTTACATTGCGCGGCAGCAAACGGTCATCGCGAAATCGTGCAACTTTTGCTTGAAAACGGTTCTAACCCGAACATCCCCGACAACCAATCGTTTTATCCGATTCACTTAGCGGCAGCTTTCAAACATATAAATATCGTAAAAGATCTGATTCAACACGGCGCTAAACTTGACGTGGTGACTTCAAGTCTCGGAACGGTACTTCACGTTGCTGCGGCAAACAACTTCTACGAAATACTCGACCTTCCTGAAGTCAAAAAAGGACCGATCGAAGCCAGAGATCAGGAACAAAAAACAGCTCTGAACGTAGCTGCCTGTTTCGGTAGTTATACGATAGGATGGAAACTTATTGACGCCGGTGCAGACGTAAACACGTTGGACGATTTCGGTTTCTCACCTCTACTTAACGTTTTAATGCGTTTGGAAGAAGCTAAAGTACCACATTGGGAATCAGAAGGAACAAATTCGGGTGTCTATGTAAAATACCAGATCACAAACGGTTGTTTCCGTTATATAAAACCATACAATGGCGGAGCAAACGAATTGGGCCGTGTACTTTCGATTATGGATCAATACGACATCTCCGGATATTCCTGGGGACCTAAGCAACACCGCAATTATGTAGAATGCATTTATCTTGCTCAAAATCTTATCCGTAAAGGAGCTGATATACACATTCGCGGCAATAACGGCAATACTCCGATGATCATGGCTTGCTCTGCCGGTGAACCAGAAATGATGAAAACATTGGCTAAAAAGGGTGCCTCTTTTGACGTGAAAAACAATCAGGGAATTGCTCCTTTACATTACGTAGCCCGTAGTAAACGTCTTGACGGTTTGAAAGCCTTTTTAAAACTTTACCCGGAGCAAGACATTAACGCAGTTGACGAAAACGGATGGACAGCCGGACATTATCTGGGCGATGTTGGCGGACATCCTGAAATGGCTAAAGTTTTAGTCAAAGCCGGTCTCGATACGACTATCGGAAGTACCAAATATGTAGGTCCACTTGCGCCCGGAATCACCGCTAAAGAAGTAGCCGAACATTGGAACGACGACGAAATCGCAAAACTTTTAACACCGAAAAAAACAAAATCAAAAGCATAATTTGATCATGGAAAATATTATTTATAAAATTGACCCTAACGCAAACCGAAACACTGCACTACAGCAAGCATCAAACCATATAAAAGCAACACTTCAATCTAAATTCGGTTCCTCTTACGTGATTTCTGCTGATGCTTTTATTGATGCAGACAAAAACTGGTCACATGAAATACAAGTCCGTCAAGGCAACAAAATCGGAGCTGCCGTTGGTTTAAAATGGGAAAAATCCAATCCGAATGTCGTCCTGCTTGACGCTAGCGAATCTTCCAAAATAGGTAACATAATCACCATTTCCGTTCTCCTTTTATTTTTGGTAATCGGTGGTTATATGGGGTACAACAAAATCGAACCATTCGCCTTTTTACCGGGATACAGAATCGCTGCCGGTTTGGGTGGTCTGTTTGCACTTATCCCCGGGATTATTCTTGTTTTTATTTTGAAATCAATACTACTGAAAGGCGAAAAAGAGCAAAATGCACAACTTGTTAACGAAGTCAGACAAGTGATTCAAAATATATCTGCTAACAATATATAATAACGTAATGGCGAAATCAAAACCTATCGGACTTAAGAAGGTTGCGAAACCGGAAGATATGAGTAAAGTAATCATTTCTTTTCCAAGACCTGCAGACGTTCTTGCCGAACCCAAACATTTCGAACAGAAAATCCTGTTGCCGCAGTATAGTATTCCGGGACAAATTATAAAACCGGAATTCGCTGATGTTGTGTTCCATTTTATCGTGACACCGGTATTTCTGGATTATGCTGATTTCAGACTTACTGCTGATAACAAATACGAAATCGTATCCTACAGTGAAACCCCTATTTCGAATTTCGATGAAAAGTTTCTCAAATGGTGTGCCGGTGATATGGAGGACAATTTTTACGGATACGAAGACAAACCAACCTATTTTGAAGTTGACAAATCGGTAAAAAGCGAAAGCATTTATAAAGGTGGAGAACCTATTTGGGATCAAACCACCTACGAAAAAGACAATGTGCGCAAAACAGATTATTCACTCGATATCTTTAAAGATGAAAACGGTGAGCTTATGGAATTCATCGCTGCTCTTTATGACAGCAACATTTATGGTTCGTATAATCTGTTCTATTCACCTAAAACGCGTTTAATACGTCAGTTTCATCAATCGACCTAAAAATGATACCACTGAATAGTTTACAAACCGATCTAAATCGCTTGTATGAAGGGCAGGATACCAAAGCTTTAAAAATCGAATTCAACAGGAAGGATAGCTTGCTTAAACAGATGCATATCTTTGAGAACGGATTCTGGTTTCTGGCACCCTTTGCATTCGATTTGGCCTCTTACAAAACTTTAGCCGTTTCACTTTCACCTCGTATGACGTCTTTGAAAGACGAACCCGTAGTAAAAGTTTACACCGGATCTTACGGTGATGTAGCAGCCGTCACCCAAGCGCCCGATGTAAAGGCAATAATTCCGATGGCTTACCTGAAATTGATGGAAACCGCTACTGCAATCAAAGCTTTGAAATCCGATTTGGAGGCCGCAATCAGTCAGTCGAAACCGCTTTTTGATTATCTGGGAGAAGGGGATCTTGATTTTCTTAAATCCTATTTGTCGGATGAGGAAAATCAGGAACGTTTTAAAAAAGCAAAAAGAAATTATGATTCTTTTTTCTGTGATTTCTGGAATCATTATTACGACACGCCCGAACACAAAAAAGCGTTTGATCTTTTCGCTCAGTTAATCGACAACAAGAAATTTCTACCCGAATTTCAGGAAGAAGATTACGGTATCTGGAATGCATACGTCTATAGTGCGCTCACAGAACGGGCTGACAATTTGGAGCCTAAAAATAAAGTCCAAATGGAAAAGCAGTACTGGCATTTATGGAAATATGCGCGCATGCCGCTTGGGGTGGATTGCGATAGTATGCCCTTTAAAAAATATGAATACTACACTGGTCAATCAAAAGACATGATGTGGCATGTGAGTTTGTCGATTAATTCGGCACGTGACCACTATGGTTTTTTACCCGATGAAGTAGCCAACCATCCGTTGTATGAAGCTACGACTCTTATTCAAGACAAACAATATGCAGGCGACCAACACTGGATTGCCGCAAAGCGTTTTGATGAAGAATTTAACGATCCCGAATCCTGCTGGAATGCTTTGGTATGTACGGCCTATTGGGCGGGACTTGCGAGACGTTTCGATCTTGTGGAGGCCTCGTGGCAATACGCAATCGATTTGTCGCAAAGACAGGGTTGGAATGTGCTAAACGAAGTACTCAAGGATCAATGGGCTTTTTATGAGTATCACAGTAACGACAGGCGCACCAAAATGGATAGCGTAAAAAACCTTTTAGATAATTTTATCAAAATCGAAGTCGAAGCACTTCGTACTAACGATACTTCCCTGATAGGTCAATTGCATGCGATGACGTATCTCAAATGGAGTTTTCTACCGGAATTCGATTTCGGATGGGAAGAACAAGCGACAAAAAACGAACAGCCAATACCGCGTCATCTGTATAAAATCGTACAATACGAACACGAACATTACGGAGAAATCTGGGCGTGCTACCTATCTGCCGCCAATCCGGAAAACGGACGCAAGACGTTGGACGATTGTTTTATATTGGCACAAATTGACGGTGAACACAAACTAATTGCCCGATGCATCACAACTGACAGCAAAGCAGACAGATGGACAAGAGCTTCCGGAAACCCGGATATCGGGGATTACGTTAGAAACACTTCTATTACACAACAGTTCTTTAACAAGCCTACCGATACGGAATGGGCATTAAACGATTTCGGAGACTATGAAAAAATTTTTTAAAATTGGCTGTGGAGCCATTATCGGCTTATTTGCCATCGCTTATGCTATTTATTACTATAATTATGGAAGCGGCGGACCAACGCAAGCCGTTAAATTCATGAATACAGGAACAGAATTGCGCTCTGTGACTTTTGAACAGATAATGCCCGACGGGAAACTGGAGAAAATATACACCATCGACAGTAAAATCAAACCGGATGAATCGCTTATTCGACAAGTTCCGCCAGGTAATTATAAGATTTCCGTTTGGGACACAAACGATAGTTTGGTTAAAACTTCTGAATATAAGCTTAAACTTCCAAAAGCGGATGAATCGAATTACAAATTGCTGCGTTTCGATTTGGCTGTAGACAAACTTTTAGTACTCGTAAACATGAACAGCTTGTACGGAGGTAATGCAATCGCCGATCATATGTCGAAAGCAATGGGAACAAAAAGCGACGGGATTAAGATTGCAAGGGTATATGACGGAGAATTTCCGTTTCTAATCGAAGAAATGTATACGATACGTACTATAATCGACCTGGAGGAAGACTTTCCGGACCGAATAAAATACGGTAATGTAGTCTATGGATTGTTTGCTATTCCGAAAGCACTACCTAAAGATCAACTTCAAAATGCTTTAATTAAAGAAATTGCCAAAAAAACAGTAAAATAAGTATGTCAAAATACAATATGCTTGAAGCTCAGGGCAAACAAGCCTATCTTGCTGCTTTGGATGAAATCGGATGGTTTGACCTTCCGCAAAACGATCGTTCCAAAATCGAAGCAAAAATCAACGAAAGTAACGGTGATTTTTACCTCAGCCTGCATCATTTGACCTTTTTGGCCGAAGATTTTGAAACCGAAGACGGATTTAAAGATTTGATTGCAACCTTTCAAACAATAACAGGAATCCGTTTTCAATCGGTTGATTTTGATTTCAACGAAGACAAAATGGAACTCAAGATTATTGCCAAAACCGATACCCAAACGATCACAACATGGGTAGACATGAGCGAATATCCGGTTTCAGAAGTCGAAGGAATATTAAATGAGATCATCAACGAGATCGGTATGGAAACGCATTTTGTTTGGCTTCCGCTCGAAAGTGAAATTCTTTTTTACGTTTTTGTACCTCACGAACTGTATATGAAAGCTGTTAAAAAAGGTATTATCCCACAAGACGATTATTATATTAACGGTTTATACGATGAATACAACATCGACGAAAGCCAGCCTTAAATTGACAATATGAAAGAACAAATACTAGAATTACTTAAAAGTGATTCGCTTCACCATTACCTCGTCGGAATCGACCTTTTCCTCACTAGCTACCGCAACAATTCGATCACCAGTGCTGATTTGGATCATGAAATCATCGAACGTATCTGTGCTGTTTTCCTGATTGAGAGATGGGCAGAACATGAGGATTGGACCGGCATTCTCGATGTTTTTATGGATGTGTTACCAAAGTACGGTTACTATTTGTCCCATGAAGATACAGGGCATCATCTGAGAGGACTTACGATATTCATCGATGGAATTCATCAGGGAGAAATCGATCTTTCCGGTTTTTTATACGCTTCCAAAAATGCTTATATCGATGCGCAGACCACTGCTCAAGCGCTCAAAGAATATTTTCAGAAAGAAAATGATGAGATATCGACCGGTATATTCGAAGAAATGGAGACGTTTTTTGGTAGTATTGCCTCGGGTCAGTTCGGTGCGGCACAAATTATAAGTGAATTGCGCGATTGGTCGGTAGAAATGGCACAAGGTTTTTATGTCGTGATGTCTCATACGGACTATAACCGTAACTGGATGTTACGCAGTTTGTACAAAGTAGTCGACTCGCCTATTATTCAGGAACAAATTTTTGACAAATTCCTGAATGTATTACGTACGATACGCGTCCAATACGAAGAAAACGGCGAAAACGAAAAACTCGAACCGATGGATGAATTTATTGAATCGATTGTTTCGGCAAGTAAAGGCGAATAATCTTCTTCGAAGGCAAAAAATAAGATTGATAATGTTTATTTTCGATGCCGGATATTCGAATTAATTAATCAGGAATGGAATATAAAGTTTTACGAAAAACCAATAAAAAACACATCACATTTAATACGCTATTCTATGGCGGAATATTGGTTTGGGTACTTACGCTATTTTCATCCGCTATTTTCGATTATATCGATATTATCTGGATAAAATTGCTTGTATTGGCGGAGTTATTCTTTGTTATGGCAATTCCATTAATCAGTTTTTTTAAATTTAATGAATACAAGACCTTAAAAGGCGAGTTGTCTTCACTATTAATCTTCCATCCCGATGGTATTCAGATCGACTCCAAATTCCACGAATTGGATACGATAAAAAAAATCAACCTGGAACATACCAGCGATTACAAAGGGCGTTTTGCTCCTGAAAGAGGCGATTTTGACGGAAATTTATCCAATGGTGTTGCGAATTTACTTGTGCTTAACCTGATTAACGGCACTCGTATTTCGTTACACTTTCAACAAAGTAAACAAGATGAAATATTTCAGGAAAAGGAAAATCTGATACGGTACTGTAATGACGGAAAACTAGGTCTCCTATCCCTTTTGGATATTTTAAGGATTACCGATTACAACGAAATTCAGCGCTTTAAAAAAGAAAATATATCAAGGCTTAGTAACTAAAAATTTTCCTTTCAAAATATAGTTGTTGTTATACTGCCGGCCTTACAGCCGGCATATAAACCAATTCACTCAGGTTTCCCGTCCTTATACTGTATTAACACCAAAAAGATACCCAACTAAAGCAGTTGCTCCCATGGCAATAGTTCCCCAAAAACAGATTCGGGCCATCGCTTTTACTATTCCGGAGCCTCCGGTTTTTGCTGCTATAGCTCCTAATAACATTAAAAAAATAATCGAAAACAGGTATTGATACGGTATCATATGCGGTAACGGTGCGAACCAGGAAACCAACAGTGGTAATACGGCACCGGCAACAAACGAAAAAAACGATGCCAATGCCGCAAGAAATGGCTTAGCCTGAGTAATTTCATTTAGTCCCAATTCGTCCCGGGCATGCGCTTCGAGCGCATTATGACGTGTTAACTGTTCGGCAACCTGTAAAGCTAAATCGGCCTCAAGTCCTCTTTGGCGATAAACTTTTGCGAGTTCCGTTAATTCAACATCCGGCATTAACTCCAATTCCCGTTTTTCTCTGGCCAGATCCGATGCTTCCGTATCTTCCTGAGAGCTTACCGAAACATATTCACCGGCCGCCATCGACATGGCTCCTGCAACTAACCCGGCCAAAGCCGTTAGTACAATAACCGTACGGTCGTTACTGGCCGCAGCCACACCGATTACAATACTACTGGTCGATAAAATTCCATCGTTTGCTCCTAAAACGGCTGCACGTAACCATCCTACTCTATTGATATAATGTTTTTCCAATTCCATAATAAACTTCTAAAATTTTCGAATAAAACCTAATCCGACAGTATTAGACTGATAATACGGATAAACCATCGTGGTTACTTTTTCTTTTTTACCTTTTAACAGATGATCAATCTTAGGAAAAAGCCAATAGGCTAACTCGGTAGACAAAATACCGATTCCGGCACCTGCAACAACATCCCCTACCCAATGTTTATCATTTAAAATCCGGTAAATACCGGTAAAAGCAGCCAAAGGATATCCGGAAAGAGCCAGCCAAAGCGATTTGTCTTCATATTCGCGAAACATAAAATGTGCCGATGAAAAAGCGGTAGCCGTATGTCCGGAAGGAAAAGAAAGATTATTCGACTTATCGGGTCGCTCTTCTTTAACCAAATACTTTACCGGCATGATTACTGCTCCGGTAATTAGTTGTGAAGTCGCATAAATTATAGTACGGTCACGCAAATTATGCTTTCCTTCAACACCAAACAGATTTAAGGCATATACCGCTGCTGCCGGTGCATATTGGGTATAATTATCATATACAATATGTTTGGGAGTGTGCTCATTAACCTCAAATTGAGTGGAATTATTGATATTTTTAATATCTTCAACCATCAAACTCAGCAATCCATAAGTAATGAATATAGCGGGAATGATCATTTTTTTTCCTGAAAATTGATAAACGGGATCTGATTTTTTTACCACATCGGTAGTATCGGGATTACTTCCCAAAAACAGATCCGTATCCGAAACCGTCGTACCATAAAAAGTACTTCCCCAAAATACTACTGTTATCAGCACTATTATCTTTTTGATTTTTTTGGTATTTTGTATCATTCTTCCTTATTTTTTAATTGCATTAATAAAGTATAAGCCCCGTTTGAAACAATTGTCTTTCCCTCTAAGGTACTACTATTTTGTATCGCAACATCCGATTTTTCTTTATTTCCAATCGTAACTTCCTGCATCATATATTTACGCGGGGCAGTTTGTACGAATACATAATCTTTCCCTTCATAATTAACAATACTCGCTTCAGGAAGGGTTTTTGCTTTCCCGGAAGTTAATTCGACCTCAGCATTCATATACATTCCGGGTAATAAGTCCTTATCATAACGTGTAAAATGGCAATGTACCGTAGTTAATCCATCCGTATTAATATCTTTACTGATCAATATTATTTGCGCTTCGTATTTTTTATCGGGTTCTGCATTGCTGTAGGCTATTATTTTCTGACCGATGGCGAGCTTGATTACATCTTTTTCGTAGACTCTTAAACTTAGGTGAATGTCTTCCGGATCAATGAGTTCGAACATCACATCAGAAGGTGCTATATATTTACCTATGTTGGCATTTACTTTACTTACAAAACCACTAATGGGGCTGTAAACGGACACGTTTTTCGAAATTTTGTCCGCCGTGAGTGTTGCCGGATTAATTGTAATCAGTTTTAATTTTTCGGCCAGTGCTTTCATCAGAATACGCTGATTATTCATTTCTGCCTGAGCTAACTGTAAGACTTTATTACTGCTGGCCTGACTTTGATTCAGGTCTTTTTGGCGGTAATAATCTAACTCTGCAAAATTAAACCTTGATTTTGCCTGTAAATAATCCTGTTGTAACTGGATGTATTGCTGATCTTCCATAATCGCAATGCGTTCTCCTTTGCGGACATGTGTTCCCGGCAAAAGCTTTGTTTCCAGCAAATATCCGCCCATTGGAGCACTAACTGAAATAAGATTTTGTGGCGGCACATCTATTTTTCCGTTTAGTTTCAATATACCGGCCATATCTTTTTCGATCAATTTTATGGTTTCGATGCCCGCATTTTTAAATTGCGTTTCAGTTAATACTACCTGATTTTCATTTTGAGGCAGGTTATTTTCAGCAGCAACTTCTCCTTTGTCTTTACAGCTTATCAGCAATTGCAGGACAAGAAGCAGTACTGTTTTGACGATTATACGAGGTCCGTATTTTTTGTTACTGACAACCATTTGTTTTGTATAAGTGTCTGATAGTATCATTATCATATTGTTTTAATTAGAGGTAAGATAATTAAGCTGAATAACAGTATCATTCAGTGTTTTTAAGGCTTCTGCATAATTGCTCTGAATACCGATGGCCTGATTTAAAAGCAGTACAAAATCGAGATAGTTAATTTCTCCGTTTACGAACTGTTTTTCGGCTGTTTCTGTAATTAACAGGGCATTCTTAAGTCCGTTATTTTCAAAATACCGGACAATTTCGAGGTTACTCTGATAGGCTGCCATCAGCTTTTTATTTTGTGTTTGCAGTTGTGCTGTTGCAGCTTCGTAATCACTTTGTGTTACTGTCTCCATTATTTTTGACGCTTTCGCTCTGTTTTTTTGCCCCTTTGTAAATAGGGGTAAGGAAACTCCGGCCTGGATAGAATGGAAGCGACTACCGGCATCATATACCACTTCATTCGCTCCGGTACCTCTAAAGCTCGTATTACTATAGCCTACCATAAATCCGGGAAGTAAACGGGCTTTTTCCAATTCTGTTTGGCGTTCGGCTACCGTTTTTGACTGGCCAAGCAGCTTTAAAAAAGGGTGCTCCTCAACAGCAGAAGTCGGTATTAACACTGCTTTTTTATTGGCTTTTTCAGGTTTATATATAGTATCCGAATTAAGCAATAACTGAAATTGCAATAACCCGACTGCTATTTCCTGTTGGATTTGTTTCAATTGAGTGGCTATAGCCATTTTTTGGGTTTCGGCAGTTACTTTTTCCAGGACATTACTTTCCCCTTTTTGGAGTCGGAGGCTGGCCTTCTGATAAAAATTCCCGTAGAGTGTATCGGCTTTAGAAAGGAGCTTTTCTTTTTCGTACCAATATTGTAACTGATAGTAAAGCTGAGTAACGGCTTTTTTAATTTCATATTCCTTTAACGAAACACTCAAAATGCTTTGCTTCCATTCTTCTTCATAAAGTTGTCGTTGTCTTTTGTATACGGTTGGAAAAGCAAAACTTTGAGATACTCCGAATTTAGTATCATTATAATAGCTGTTAATCTGACCTACATCTGCTGTAAGATCAGTTTGAGGGAGACTGGCAGATGATTTGATCAATGCTTCGGCATAATCGGCTTTTAATTTTTCGCTTTTAAGGCTCCGGTTATTTTTCACTGCAATTTCAAGGGCTTTATCAAGTGCAATTTCCGTTTGAGCCTGTAGCTGAATTCCCAGCATTAAAAAGGCTATGAGACTAAGCAATTTTAAACTTTTTATGCCCGCTTTTAATTTGATTCCCTTTTCAAATAAGATGAAAAGTATGGGTAGTACAAAAAGTGTCAGGAAGGTCGCAATTAGTAATCCTCCAATTACTACCGTTGCAAGCGGACGTTGTACCTCGGCTCCGGCTCCGTTACTTACCGCCATAGGCAAAAAGCCTAGTGAGGCTACAAATGCGGTCATTAATACCGGACGAAGTCGTAATCCGGTACCGGTTGTTACAATTCGGGCTATATTTTCCATACCTGTTTTCTTTAATCGGTTAAATTCAGCAATCAGAACAATACCATTTAACACCGCCACACCAAAAAGGGCAATAAATCCAACGCCGGCACTAATGCTAAAGGGCATTCCCCTTAATGCCAAAAACAAAATCCCCCCTATAGTCGATAATGGAATCGCCGTGTAAATAAGTAAACTTTCTTTTACGGATTTAAAAGCAAAAAACAACAATACAAAAATCAGCAGTAATGAAACCGGAACTGCTATCAGCAAACGTTTTTTCGCTTCGTTCAGGTTTTCAAACGAACCGCCATAGGTAATATAATATCCGTCGGGTAACTTAATGTTCGAACTGACTTTTGTCTGGAGTTCTTCTACAATACTCTGTACATCACGACCTTTTACATTAAATCCCACAATTATACGGCGTTGTGCATTTTCCCTTTGAATCTGATTCGGCCCGTTTTTAACCTGAATGTCTGCCAGTTGTATTAAAGGAATCTGATTTCCGTTTGGTGCCGGA contains:
- a CDS encoding ankyrin repeat domain-containing protein, with translation MDINKELVIASEAGDLETVKQMLAKGADTSAMGPNSGALHCAAANGHREIVQLLLENGSNPNIPDNQSFYPIHLAAAFKHINIVKDLIQHGAKLDVVTSSLGTVLHVAAANNFYEILDLPEVKKGPIEARDQEQKTALNVAACFGSYTIGWKLIDAGADVNTLDDFGFSPLLNVLMRLEEAKVPHWESEGTNSGVYVKYQITNGCFRYIKPYNGGANELGRVLSIMDQYDISGYSWGPKQHRNYVECIYLAQNLIRKGADIHIRGNNGNTPMIMACSAGEPEMMKTLAKKGASFDVKNNQGIAPLHYVARSKRLDGLKAFLKLYPEQDINAVDENGWTAGHYLGDVGGHPEMAKVLVKAGLDTTIGSTKYVGPLAPGITAKEVAEHWNDDEIAKLLTPKKTKSKA
- a CDS encoding VIT1/CCC1 transporter family protein, with product MELEKHYINRVGWLRAAVLGANDGILSTSSIVIGVAAASNDRTVIVLTALAGLVAGAMSMAAGEYVSVSSQEDTEASDLAREKRELELMPDVELTELAKVYRQRGLEADLALQVAEQLTRHNALEAHARDELGLNEITQAKPFLAALASFFSFVAGAVLPLLVSWFAPLPHMIPYQYLFSIIFLMLLGAIAAKTGGSGIVKAMARICFWGTIAMGATALVGYLFGVNTV
- a CDS encoding phosphatase PAP2 family protein translates to MIQNTKKIKKIIVLITVVFWGSTFYGTTVSDTDLFLGSNPDTTDVVKKSDPVYQFSGKKMIIPAIFITYGLLSLMVEDIKNINNSTQFEVNEHTPKHIVYDNYTQYAPAAAVYALNLFGVEGKHNLRDRTIIYATSQLITGAVIMPVKYLVKEERPDKSNNLSFPSGHTATAFSSAHFMFREYEDKSLWLALSGYPLAAFTGIYRILNDKHWVGDVVAGAGIGILSTELAYWLFPKIDHLLKGKKEKVTTMVYPYYQSNTVGLGFIRKF
- a CDS encoding efflux RND transporter periplasmic adaptor subunit, with the translated sequence MILSDTYTKQMVVSNKKYGPRIIVKTVLLLVLQLLISCKDKGEVAAENNLPQNENQVVLTETQFKNAGIETIKLIEKDMAGILKLNGKIDVPPQNLISVSAPMGGYLLETKLLPGTHVRKGERIAIMEDQQYIQLQQDYLQAKSRFNFAELDYYRQKDLNQSQASSNKVLQLAQAEMNNQRILMKALAEKLKLITINPATLTADKISKNVSVYSPISGFVSKVNANIGKYIAPSDVMFELIDPEDIHLSLRVYEKDVIKLAIGQKIIAYSNAEPDKKYEAQIILISKDINTDGLTTVHCHFTRYDKDLLPGMYMNAEVELTSGKAKTLPEASIVNYEGKDYVFVQTAPRKYMMQEVTIGNKEKSDVAIQNSSTLEGKTIVSNGAYTLLMQLKNKEE